A genome region from Alphaproteobacteria bacterium includes the following:
- a CDS encoding ATP-binding cassette domain-containing protein → MQAGPAIEAKGLVKSFDGKAAVSGIDLAVPQGAIYGILGPNGAGKTTTLRMLLGIIEPDAGRRTLLGHERPLEAAAIVGYLPEERGLYPAMATREAIAFMGALRGLPLEVGRKRAAILLEQNGLGDYVDKPIKSLSKGMAQTIQLFGTIVHKPKLVVLDEPFSGLDAINQGRLESLIRDEAAAGTTVIFSTHVIHHAERLCERIAIIAGGKIRFEGLVSEARDRLRPQVRLKTRNADGPWRQALPRDARESGGHWQFELPKGGVEPLLRSLLDGGAGIEELSIERSGLHDAFVAIAGESAAREMEQSAQADFGEAA, encoded by the coding sequence GTGCAAGCAGGTCCAGCGATCGAGGCCAAAGGCCTCGTCAAATCCTTCGACGGCAAGGCGGCGGTGAGCGGGATCGACCTCGCCGTCCCCCAGGGCGCCATCTACGGTATATTGGGGCCGAACGGCGCCGGGAAAACCACCACGCTTCGAATGCTGCTCGGGATCATCGAGCCCGACGCCGGCCGGCGGACCCTGCTGGGGCATGAGCGGCCGCTCGAGGCGGCGGCGATCGTCGGCTATTTGCCCGAGGAGCGAGGCCTCTATCCGGCGATGGCCACGCGCGAGGCGATCGCCTTCATGGGCGCTCTGCGCGGCCTGCCGCTCGAGGTCGGGCGCAAGCGGGCCGCCATCCTGCTCGAGCAGAACGGGCTCGGCGACTATGTCGACAAGCCGATCAAGAGCCTTTCCAAGGGGATGGCGCAGACGATCCAGCTGTTCGGAACGATCGTCCACAAGCCGAAGCTGGTCGTGCTCGACGAGCCTTTCTCCGGCCTCGACGCGATCAACCAGGGCCGGCTCGAAAGCCTGATCCGCGACGAGGCGGCGGCGGGCACGACGGTGATCTTCTCGACCCACGTCATCCACCATGCCGAGCGCCTGTGCGAGCGGATCGCGATCATCGCCGGCGGCAAGATCCGCTTCGAGGGGCTGGTTTCGGAAGCCCGCGACCGGCTCCGCCCGCAGGTCCGGCTCAAGACCCGCAATGCCGACGGCCCGTGGCGCCAGGCGCTGCCGCGCGACGCGCGCGAGAGCGGCGGCCACTGGCAGTTCGAGCTCCCCAAGGGCGGCGTCGAGCCCTTGCTCAGATCCCTGCTCGACGGCGGGGCCGGAATCGAGGAGCTTTCGATCGAGCGCAGCGGCCTCCACGACGCTTTCGTCGCGATCGCCGGCGAAAGCGCGGCGCGGGAGATGGAGCAAAGCGCCCAGGCAGATTTCGGAGAGGCGGCATGA
- a CDS encoding putative addiction module antidote protein yields MALKLTPFDAAKYIETLEDQADLLNDAFQSGHAGYIAMALGAVARARGMTELAEKTGLNRQALYEALSTNGNPTLDTILRVSAALGFGLQAIPANEDGSSHEDAPPKKPRRARA; encoded by the coding sequence ATGGCACTCAAGCTGACGCCCTTTGACGCTGCAAAATATATCGAAACCCTCGAGGACCAGGCGGATTTGCTCAATGACGCCTTCCAATCGGGCCATGCCGGATACATCGCGATGGCGCTGGGCGCCGTCGCGCGAGCCCGCGGCATGACCGAGCTGGCGGAGAAGACGGGACTGAACCGCCAGGCCCTGTACGAGGCGCTCTCCACGAACGGCAACCCCACGCTCGACACGATCCTGCGCGTGTCCGCTGCGCTAGGCTTTGGATTGCAGGCCATTCCCGCCAACGAAGATGGATCTTCACATGAAGACGCCCCGCCGAAAAAGCCCCGTCGAGCGAGAGCTTGA
- a CDS encoding response regulator transcription factor encodes MTIRTILVDDEPLAIQGLQLRLEKFDDVDIVDTCSNGREAIRSIKTHKPDLVFLDIQMPGFDGFSVIQGLMEVEPPLFVFVTAYSDHALRAFEADAVDYLMKPVDESRLADTLERVRVRLAEKRGVEEVAALKEVLAEVAPEAAENVDGVEDAHSSNRYEKMINIKDRGQIFRVDVDSIEKIDAAGDYMCIYTGDNTLILRETMKDLEKRLDPRRFQRVHRSTIVNLDQVKQVKPHTNGECFLVLGSGSQVKVSRSYRDVVARFVH; translated from the coding sequence ATGACCATCCGCACCATCCTGGTCGACGACGAGCCGCTGGCCATCCAGGGCCTTCAGCTTCGTCTCGAGAAGTTCGACGACGTCGACATCGTCGACACCTGCTCGAACGGGCGCGAGGCGATCAGGAGCATCAAGACCCACAAGCCGGATCTCGTCTTCCTCGACATCCAGATGCCGGGCTTCGACGGCTTCTCGGTGATCCAGGGGCTGATGGAGGTCGAGCCGCCCTTGTTCGTCTTCGTCACCGCTTATTCGGACCATGCGCTTCGCGCCTTCGAGGCCGACGCGGTCGACTATCTGATGAAGCCGGTCGATGAATCCCGCCTCGCCGACACGCTCGAGCGGGTCCGCGTCCGGCTCGCCGAGAAGCGCGGGGTCGAGGAGGTGGCGGCGCTCAAGGAGGTGCTGGCCGAGGTCGCCCCCGAGGCGGCGGAGAATGTCGACGGAGTCGAGGACGCGCACAGCTCGAACCGCTACGAGAAGATGATCAACATCAAGGATCGCGGCCAGATCTTCCGGGTCGACGTCGACAGCATCGAGAAGATCGACGCCGCCGGCGATTACATGTGCATCTACACCGGCGACAACACCTTGATCCTGCGCGAGACGATGAAGGACCTGGAAAAGCGCCTCGATCCGCGCCGCTTCCAGCGCGTCCACCGCTCGACTATCGTCAATCTCGACCAGGTGAAGCAGGTCAAGCCGCACACCAACGGCGAATGCTTCCTCGTGCTCGGATCGGGATCGCAAGTGAAGGTCAGCCGTTCCTATCGCGACGTGGTGGCGCGGTTCGTCCACTAG
- a CDS encoding protein ImuA, whose protein sequence is MNASSARDARLAALRAEIGAIERPGFARAERPCLTFGIGEVDRRLAGGGLAAGLHEAAAAAPSLGDEAAATLFLAAIAARFSRRDAGAGQILWALARRDLFAPGLAAAGLTPDRVLYAECRNDEEVLAVMEEGLRHGSLAAVIGETGRVEMAALRRLQLAAEEGGTAALLLRRWRKAAADPLALPSPATTRWRIACAPSAPLPFAAEIGGGIGRARWQVALVRQRGGPPHQWLLEAPDAEARLALAARSGDRPDQAGGAPHPLVADVRPQAA, encoded by the coding sequence ATGAACGCTTCGTCCGCCCGTGACGCGCGTCTCGCCGCCCTGCGCGCCGAGATAGGCGCGATCGAACGCCCCGGCTTCGCCCGGGCCGAGCGGCCGTGCCTGACCTTCGGCATCGGCGAGGTCGATCGGCGGCTGGCCGGCGGCGGGCTGGCGGCGGGGCTTCACGAGGCGGCCGCGGCCGCGCCTTCGCTGGGGGACGAAGCGGCCGCGACTTTGTTTCTCGCTGCGATTGCCGCGCGCTTCTCGCGGCGGGACGCCGGCGCGGGCCAAATACTCTGGGCGCTGGCGCGGCGGGACCTGTTCGCGCCCGGCCTCGCCGCAGCCGGCCTGACGCCCGATCGCGTGCTCTACGCCGAATGCCGCAATGACGAGGAAGTGCTGGCGGTGATGGAGGAGGGACTTCGCCACGGCTCGCTCGCCGCGGTGATCGGCGAAACGGGCCGCGTCGAAATGGCCGCGCTCCGCCGCCTCCAGCTCGCCGCCGAGGAGGGCGGAACCGCGGCCCTGCTGCTGCGGCGCTGGCGCAAGGCCGCCGCCGATCCGCTCGCCCTTCCTTCGCCGGCGACGACCCGCTGGCGGATCGCCTGCGCGCCCTCCGCGCCCCTGCCGTTCGCGGCGGAGATCGGCGGCGGCATCGGCCGCGCCCGCTGGCAAGTCGCCCTGGTCCGCCAGCGTGGCGGCCCGCCCCACCAATGGCTTCTGGAGGCCCCCGATGCCGAGGCTCGCCTCGCTCTGGCTGCCCGATCTGGCGATCGACCGGATCAGGCGGGCGGAGCGCCGCACCCCCTCGTCGCCGACGTCCGCCCCCAGGCTGCCTGA
- the dnaE gene encoding DNA polymerase III subunit alpha encodes MTYVELQAATHFSFLRGVSSAEELFAAAAMLGYPALGVADRNSVGGLVKALKAGRETGVRLVAGCRLDLMDGSALLVWPEDRAGWSRLTRLLTTGKSRIDRKKDEKGQCFLHWEDVAAWSQGLVAALVPDEADQVTEIALAQMADIFGASGHLALTHRRRPGEAKRLHDLDGLARRHGLRSLATGDVLYDSPGRRMLHDVVTAIRAHCTIDELGFRRERFADRHLKAPWEMERRFRAFPDAVQATADIAERCTFSLRELSYQYPAEVVMSGRTPQQALERLTRDALRSKFPEGAPKAYADLLDHELRLVGKLGYAPYFLTVNSVVQFARSQEILCQGRGSAANSMICYLLGITSIDPVRHTLLFERFISENRNEPPDIDVDFEHERREEVIQWIYENYGHEHAAITAVVSRYRTRGAVREVGKALGLSEDVTASLSGQVWGWSNDGVAEQHVEDLGLDKDDPRLALTLELTRQLIGTPRHLSQHPGGFVLTHDRLDDLVPIEPAAMEDRRVIQWEKDDLEELRIMKLDVLGLGMLGCMRRAFDLLRAHKSVDMNLWSDALQRDDPEVYAMIQKADTLGTFQIESRAQMSMLPRLKPKEFYDIVIQVAIVRPGPIQGDMVHPYLRRREGKEKPEYPKPELKAVLKKTLGVPLFQEQAMNVAIVGAGFTAAEADALRRSMATFKSTGGVSRFRAPMIDGMIANGYTHDFAERTFKQIEGFGSYGFPESHAASFAKIAYASSWMKCRHPDVFCAAILNAQPMGFYAPAQLVRDAREHGVEVRPVCVNASRWDCTLEDKAPPLDGEGLGWGGVSGKTLPCIDATPTQSSPIKGEGLRDLLPLRLGLRMVKGLSNAHGARIAAAAQDRPFASIEDVMARTGVPAAALEKLTDADAFRCFGLDRRQALWRVRGLGGAPLPLFAAAEARANEPAVSLAPMSDGREVVEDYRALQLSLRSHPLAFLRPELERHGVTPAGQLGRLRDGARVHVAGIVLVRQRPGKGNVTFLTLEDETGIANAILWQRVFDAHRRTVLASAMVGVHGILQREGQVVHIVAERLDDLTPLLHRVGAMDFPHRPGPADAARGGGRDHRDPPPRPALPPSPDGGLRIKSRNFH; translated from the coding sequence ATGACCTATGTCGAGCTCCAGGCCGCGACCCATTTCAGCTTCCTGCGCGGGGTCTCCAGCGCCGAAGAGCTGTTCGCGGCGGCGGCGATGCTCGGCTATCCGGCGCTCGGCGTCGCCGACCGCAACAGTGTCGGTGGGCTGGTCAAGGCGCTGAAGGCCGGGCGCGAGACCGGCGTCCGCCTCGTCGCCGGCTGCCGGCTCGACCTGATGGATGGGTCCGCGCTTTTGGTCTGGCCCGAGGATCGCGCCGGCTGGTCGCGCCTCACCCGTTTGCTCACCACCGGCAAGAGCCGGATCGACCGCAAGAAGGACGAGAAGGGCCAATGTTTTCTCCACTGGGAGGACGTCGCCGCCTGGAGCCAGGGCTTGGTCGCGGCGCTCGTCCCCGACGAGGCCGATCAAGTGACCGAAATCGCGCTCGCCCAGATGGCGGACATCTTCGGCGCGAGCGGCCATCTCGCGCTGACCCACCGCCGCCGCCCCGGCGAGGCGAAGCGGCTCCACGACCTCGACGGGCTTGCCCGCCGCCATGGCCTGCGCAGCCTCGCCACCGGCGACGTACTCTACGACAGCCCCGGCAGGCGCATGCTCCACGACGTCGTCACCGCGATTCGCGCGCATTGTACGATCGATGAACTGGGTTTCCGCCGCGAGCGCTTCGCCGATCGCCATCTCAAGGCGCCCTGGGAGATGGAGCGCCGCTTCCGCGCCTTTCCAGACGCGGTCCAGGCCACCGCGGACATCGCAGAACGCTGCACCTTCTCGCTTCGCGAGCTCAGCTACCAATACCCCGCCGAGGTGGTGATGTCGGGCCGGACGCCGCAACAGGCGCTCGAGCGGCTGACCCGCGACGCGCTTCGCTCCAAATTCCCCGAGGGCGCTCCCAAAGCCTATGCCGATTTGCTCGATCACGAGCTCAGGCTGGTCGGCAAGCTCGGCTACGCGCCTTATTTCCTCACCGTCAATTCGGTCGTCCAGTTCGCCCGCAGTCAGGAGATTCTCTGCCAGGGGCGCGGCTCTGCGGCCAATTCCATGATCTGCTACCTGCTCGGGATCACCTCGATCGACCCGGTCAGGCATACGCTCCTGTTCGAACGTTTCATCTCCGAGAACCGGAACGAGCCGCCCGATATCGACGTCGATTTCGAGCATGAGCGGCGCGAGGAAGTGATCCAGTGGATCTATGAGAATTATGGGCATGAGCACGCGGCCATTACCGCGGTTGTCAGCCGCTACCGCACGCGCGGCGCGGTGCGCGAGGTCGGCAAGGCGCTCGGCCTTTCGGAGGACGTCACCGCAAGCCTCTCGGGCCAGGTTTGGGGCTGGTCGAACGACGGGGTGGCCGAGCAGCATGTCGAGGATCTGGGGCTCGACAAGGACGATCCGCGTCTGGCGCTGACCCTGGAGCTTACCCGCCAGCTGATCGGTACGCCGCGTCACCTCAGCCAGCATCCGGGCGGCTTCGTCCTCACCCACGACCGGCTCGACGATCTCGTCCCGATCGAGCCCGCGGCGATGGAGGACCGCCGCGTGATCCAGTGGGAAAAGGACGACCTCGAGGAACTCCGGATCATGAAGCTCGACGTGCTCGGTCTCGGCATGCTCGGCTGCATGCGCCGCGCGTTCGACCTGCTGCGGGCGCACAAATCGGTCGACATGAATCTCTGGTCTGACGCGCTGCAACGGGACGATCCCGAAGTCTATGCAATGATCCAGAAGGCCGACACGCTCGGCACGTTCCAGATCGAAAGCCGGGCGCAGATGTCGATGTTGCCGCGGCTCAAGCCGAAAGAATTCTACGACATCGTCATCCAGGTCGCGATCGTCCGGCCCGGCCCGATCCAGGGCGACATGGTCCATCCCTATCTTCGGCGGCGCGAGGGGAAGGAGAAGCCCGAATATCCCAAGCCCGAGCTCAAGGCGGTGCTGAAAAAGACGCTCGGCGTGCCGCTGTTCCAGGAGCAGGCGATGAACGTGGCCATCGTCGGCGCCGGCTTCACCGCAGCCGAGGCCGACGCGTTGCGCCGCTCGATGGCCACGTTCAAGTCGACCGGGGGGGTCAGCAGGTTTCGCGCGCCGATGATCGATGGCATGATCGCCAACGGCTACACGCACGACTTCGCCGAGCGGACGTTCAAGCAGATCGAAGGCTTCGGCAGCTACGGCTTTCCCGAAAGCCACGCAGCGAGCTTCGCCAAGATCGCCTACGCTTCGTCCTGGATGAAATGCCGCCATCCCGACGTCTTCTGCGCGGCGATCCTCAACGCCCAGCCGATGGGCTTCTATGCCCCCGCCCAGCTCGTCCGCGACGCGCGCGAACACGGGGTGGAGGTGCGGCCGGTTTGTGTGAATGCCAGCCGCTGGGATTGCACTTTGGAGGATAAAGCCCCTCCCCTTGATGGGGAGGGGTTGGGGTGGGGTGGAGTCTCCGGAAAGACACTGCCCTGCATCGACGCCACCCCCACCCAATCCTCCCCCATCAAGGGGGAGGGCTTAAGGGATTTATTGCCCCTCCGCCTCGGCCTGCGCATGGTGAAAGGCCTTTCCAACGCGCACGGCGCCAGGATCGCCGCGGCGGCTCAGGACCGTCCCTTCGCCTCGATCGAGGACGTGATGGCGCGCACCGGCGTGCCGGCTGCGGCGCTGGAGAAGCTGACCGATGCCGACGCCTTCCGATGCTTCGGGCTCGACCGGCGGCAGGCCCTGTGGCGGGTGCGGGGCCTCGGCGGCGCGCCGCTGCCATTGTTCGCCGCGGCCGAGGCACGGGCCAACGAGCCGGCGGTGTCGCTCGCGCCGATGAGCGACGGGCGCGAGGTGGTCGAGGATTATCGCGCGCTCCAGCTGTCGCTGCGAAGCCATCCGCTCGCCTTCCTTCGCCCCGAGCTGGAGCGGCATGGCGTGACTCCCGCCGGACAGCTGGGCCGCCTCCGGGACGGAGCAAGGGTCCATGTCGCCGGCATCGTCCTCGTCCGCCAGCGGCCGGGCAAGGGGAATGTCACCTTCCTGACGCTGGAGGACGAGACCGGGATCGCCAACGCGATCCTGTGGCAGCGCGTCTTCGATGCCCACCGCCGCACGGTTCTCGCCTCGGCGATGGTCGGCGTGCACGGCATTTTGCAGCGGGAAGGGCAGGTCGTCCACATCGTCGCCGAAAGGCTCGACGACCTGACGCCCCTGCTGCACCGAGTGGGCGCGATGGACTTCCCGCACCGGCCCGGGCCGGCCGACGCCGCGCGGGGCGGCGGCCGCGATCACCGCGATCCGCCGCCGCGCCCCGCCTTGCCGCCTTCGCCCGATGGCGGGCTGCGCATCAAATCGCGCAATTTCCATTGA
- a CDS encoding GHKL domain-containing protein has product MASNSAVPIAENVPLPQAPKRRGWKPFGLREQPFFEDKDRAFWILQSAGWAGYFLLRILSLLSNVPGDRVWSYVLHTALLTATGYSITLLMASAFRRLIKMKPVYTWVGSIMLVGVAAAGFSAIETWSIATFVNSEVRPEGLRLLGAILFTVSLLIAWSALYYSINFFLLLEEQTDRLLRLESQASNAQLAMLRYQLNPHFLFNTLNSISTLVLLKQTDRANAMLSRLSSFLRYTLVNESTGMVTVTQEIETLKLYLEIEKMRFEERLRTHFDVDKSAMRAHLPSLLLQPLIENAIKYAVTPQEEGADISVEVRRDAGRVLINVSDTGPGADAQYQVRAAQSTGVGLANIRDRLAQAYGDNHRFETQSDITGGFRVFIEIPYQIEAEEPK; this is encoded by the coding sequence ATGGCGAGCAACAGCGCAGTCCCGATCGCGGAGAATGTTCCGCTGCCGCAGGCGCCGAAGCGGCGAGGCTGGAAGCCCTTCGGCCTGCGCGAGCAACCCTTTTTCGAGGACAAGGACCGGGCCTTCTGGATCCTGCAATCGGCCGGCTGGGCGGGCTATTTCTTGCTCCGGATCCTGTCCCTTCTCTCCAACGTGCCGGGCGACAGGGTGTGGAGCTACGTCCTCCACACGGCGCTGCTGACCGCCACCGGCTATTCGATCACCCTCCTCATGGCCTCGGCCTTCCGCCGGCTGATCAAGATGAAGCCGGTCTACACCTGGGTCGGATCGATCATGCTCGTCGGAGTGGCCGCCGCCGGCTTCTCGGCGATCGAAACATGGAGCATCGCCACCTTCGTCAACTCCGAGGTCCGCCCCGAGGGCCTGCGCCTGCTCGGCGCGATCCTGTTCACCGTCTCGCTGCTGATCGCCTGGTCGGCGCTCTATTACAGCATCAACTTCTTCCTTCTGCTCGAGGAGCAGACGGACCGGCTGCTCCGGCTCGAAAGCCAGGCCTCCAACGCCCAGCTGGCGATGCTTCGCTACCAGCTCAACCCGCATTTCCTGTTCAACACGCTGAACTCGATCTCGACCCTGGTGCTTCTGAAGCAGACCGACCGCGCCAACGCGATGCTCTCACGCCTGTCCTCGTTTCTGCGCTATACGCTGGTCAACGAATCCACCGGCATGGTCACGGTGACTCAGGAGATCGAGACCCTGAAGCTCTATCTCGAGATCGAGAAGATGCGCTTCGAGGAGCGGCTGCGGACCCATTTCGACGTCGACAAATCGGCGATGCGCGCGCACCTTCCCTCGCTTCTGCTCCAGCCCCTGATCGAGAATGCGATCAAATATGCGGTGACCCCGCAGGAGGAGGGCGCGGACATTTCGGTCGAGGTGCGCCGCGACGCCGGCCGCGTGCTGATCAACGTTTCCGACACCGGGCCGGGCGCCGACGCCCAATATCAGGTGCGCGCCGCGCAATCGACCGGAGTCGGCCTGGCGAACATTCGCGACCGTCTGGCGCAGGCCTATGGCGACAACCACCGCTTCGAGACACAGTCGGACATCACAGGGGGCTTCCGCGTTTTCATCGAAATCCCGTATCAAATCGAAGCCGAGGAGCCGAAATGA
- a CDS encoding DNA polymerase Y family protein translates to MPRLASLWLPDLAIDRIRRAERRTPSSPTSAPRLPDANRVLPARGGHWRPGARWAREAQPQGFVPREAEGALVTAHRQGNQNVLAALCPRARALGLEAGMPLAKARILVSGLDVRGADHEGDLAWLHRLGLFAARRWTPRVAVSDPDGLWLDLSGVAHLFGGEQAMCARILAFCRRLGFTARIAVAGTAGAAHALARFGPDRIMLCPGGREGDALAAMPLATLRLDEKALGAARRLGLERIGELVAMPRAPLQRRFGSGLLLRLDQALGRAGEPFDPIVPQEPPGVLLRFQEPIAGAEAIAEATAEAVRRLVPMLAESGLGARSLVLACQLVDNSKQYQVISLSRATRDDDHLRRLLHAKIEKIDPGFGIERLLLTAARVEPLSAEPIAGEMTGEKPVPDLAALVDRLAVRLGERRLFRLTARESDLPERSVTRSHVLGETANWPDWPRPIRLLSPPEPVEQVLSTVPDGPPRRFRWRGRVHQVAAADGPERVYGEWWRSKAEHAAVRDYFQVEDEAGARFWLFRQGDGEDPVTGDSSWHLHGLFA, encoded by the coding sequence ATGCCGAGGCTCGCCTCGCTCTGGCTGCCCGATCTGGCGATCGACCGGATCAGGCGGGCGGAGCGCCGCACCCCCTCGTCGCCGACGTCCGCCCCCAGGCTGCCTGACGCCAACCGCGTTCTGCCGGCGCGCGGCGGCCATTGGCGCCCCGGCGCGCGCTGGGCTCGCGAGGCGCAGCCGCAGGGCTTCGTGCCGCGCGAGGCGGAAGGCGCGCTGGTCACCGCGCACAGGCAGGGCAATCAGAACGTGCTCGCGGCGCTCTGCCCGCGGGCGCGCGCGCTGGGGCTCGAGGCCGGCATGCCGCTCGCCAAGGCGCGGATCCTCGTCTCCGGCCTCGACGTGCGCGGCGCCGATCATGAAGGCGACTTGGCCTGGCTGCACCGCCTCGGCCTGTTCGCCGCCCGCCGCTGGACTCCGCGCGTCGCCGTCTCGGACCCGGACGGCCTGTGGCTGGACCTGAGCGGAGTCGCCCACCTGTTCGGCGGCGAGCAGGCGATGTGCGCGCGAATCCTCGCCTTCTGCCGCCGCCTGGGCTTCACCGCCCGCATCGCCGTCGCCGGAACGGCCGGCGCCGCCCACGCTTTGGCGCGCTTCGGCCCGGACCGGATCATGCTCTGCCCAGGCGGCCGGGAAGGCGACGCTTTGGCCGCCATGCCGCTCGCCACCTTGCGCCTCGACGAGAAAGCGCTCGGCGCCGCCCGCCGCCTCGGCCTCGAGCGGATCGGCGAGCTCGTCGCCATGCCCCGAGCGCCGCTCCAGCGCCGCTTCGGAAGCGGCCTGCTCCTGCGCCTCGATCAGGCGCTCGGCCGGGCGGGCGAGCCGTTCGACCCGATCGTCCCGCAAGAGCCGCCGGGCGTCCTGCTCCGCTTCCAGGAACCGATCGCCGGCGCCGAGGCGATCGCCGAAGCCACCGCCGAAGCCGTCCGCCGTCTCGTGCCAATGCTCGCCGAATCCGGCCTCGGCGCCCGCAGCCTCGTCCTCGCTTGCCAGTTGGTCGATAATAGCAAGCAATATCAGGTCATTAGCCTCTCTCGAGCAACCCGAGACGACGATCACCTGCGGCGGCTTCTTCACGCGAAGATCGAAAAGATCGATCCCGGCTTCGGCATCGAGCGCCTCCTCCTGACCGCCGCGCGCGTCGAGCCGCTTAGCGCCGAGCCGATCGCGGGCGAGATGACCGGGGAGAAGCCCGTCCCCGATCTCGCCGCTTTGGTCGACCGCCTCGCCGTCCGCCTTGGCGAGCGCCGCCTGTTCCGCCTCACGGCTCGAGAAAGCGACCTTCCGGAGCGCAGCGTCACCCGCTCGCACGTGCTCGGCGAGACCGCGAACTGGCCCGATTGGCCGCGCCCAATCCGCCTCCTGTCCCCGCCGGAGCCGGTCGAGCAGGTGCTTTCGACCGTCCCCGACGGCCCGCCGCGCCGCTTCCGCTGGCGCGGCCGAGTCCATCAGGTTGCCGCCGCCGACGGCCCCGAACGAGTCTATGGCGAATGGTGGCGGAGCAAGGCTGAGCACGCCGCCGTCCGCGACTATTTCCAGGTCGAGGACGAAGCGGGGGCCCGCTTCTGGTTGTTCCGCCAGGGCGACGGCGAGGATCCCGTGACCGGCGACTCAAGCTGGCACCTGCACGGGCTGTTCGCATGA
- a CDS encoding type II toxin-antitoxin system RelE/ParE family toxin: MFSVLQTETFERWLDDLRDRKARAAIRNRLLQIEGGLLGDIRPLGGKVSEIRIHQGPGYRLYFTKKGLFVIVLLCGGDKGSQSRDLKKAKEMAAQV; the protein is encoded by the coding sequence ATGTTCTCGGTCCTGCAAACTGAGACGTTCGAACGCTGGCTGGACGATTTGCGCGACCGAAAGGCTCGGGCGGCGATTAGAAATCGACTGTTGCAGATCGAGGGCGGTTTGCTCGGCGACATAAGGCCGCTGGGCGGAAAGGTGAGCGAGATACGGATCCATCAGGGCCCCGGCTACCGCCTTTACTTCACCAAGAAGGGCCTCTTCGTAATCGTCCTGCTCTGCGGCGGAGACAAGGGTTCACAAAGCCGGGACCTGAAGAAGGCAAAAGAAATGGCCGCCCAGGTCTAA
- a CDS encoding ABC transporter permease — translation MMSPFEAAWVIARRDFVATVYSRSFILFLLAPVIMFGLSFFVAGASEQAERGANQPVVALVTDSATADALNAARSRLAAQTSEMSFPKLRTVGPAQNVRVQARALLADQEESYSAVLSGTLDAPVLTGPARIDDFAGRRLQLVVDEARRSAALDAAGARASAAPVAREVTANAAGNLQMLRRLLARIGQTLIFMATILLATLSLSTLVEEKSNKIIEVLAAALPLDSIFLGKLLAMLGASMVGIGVWAGMAGLGYTYFGLATNWAEMPDVSPAIGWPLWIVLILLYYAMNFMVLGALLLGIGAQASTMREIQTISMPVVLLQLMMFMLAVNVVSSEGGALAWAAYLVPFSSPLAMVAFGAQSASLWPHLLALAWQALWVVLIIRVSSRLFRRTVLKSSSGGSFFAFLKRKAAR, via the coding sequence ATGATGAGCCCGTTCGAGGCCGCCTGGGTTATCGCCAGGCGCGATTTCGTCGCCACCGTCTATTCGCGAAGCTTCATTCTGTTTCTGCTCGCGCCGGTCATCATGTTCGGCCTCTCCTTTTTCGTCGCCGGAGCTTCGGAACAGGCCGAGCGCGGCGCCAATCAGCCCGTCGTCGCGCTCGTCACCGACAGCGCAACGGCCGACGCGCTCAATGCGGCGCGATCGAGGCTCGCGGCCCAGACCTCCGAAATGTCGTTTCCAAAGCTCCGGACGGTGGGGCCGGCGCAGAATGTCCGGGTCCAGGCGCGCGCATTGCTCGCCGATCAGGAGGAATCCTATTCGGCCGTCCTCAGTGGAACGCTCGATGCGCCCGTGCTTACGGGGCCGGCGAGGATCGACGATTTCGCGGGGCGGCGGCTCCAGCTGGTCGTCGACGAGGCGCGGCGAAGCGCGGCGCTCGACGCGGCGGGCGCGCGGGCGTCGGCAGCGCCGGTCGCCCGGGAAGTGACCGCCAATGCGGCCGGCAACCTCCAGATGCTTCGCCGCCTGCTCGCCAGGATCGGGCAGACCTTGATCTTCATGGCGACGATCCTGCTCGCAACCCTGTCGCTCTCGACATTGGTCGAAGAAAAATCGAACAAGATCATCGAGGTGCTGGCCGCCGCCCTTCCGCTCGACTCGATCTTTCTCGGCAAGTTGCTGGCCATGCTGGGCGCTTCCATGGTCGGGATCGGCGTGTGGGCGGGCATGGCCGGACTGGGCTACACCTATTTCGGGCTGGCGACGAACTGGGCGGAGATGCCGGACGTGTCGCCGGCAATTGGCTGGCCGCTGTGGATCGTGCTGATCCTGCTTTATTATGCGATGAACTTCATGGTGCTCGGAGCGCTCCTGCTCGGCATCGGCGCTCAGGCGAGCACGATGCGCGAGATCCAGACCATCTCGATGCCGGTGGTGCTTCTGCAGCTCATGATGTTCATGCTGGCGGTGAACGTCGTCAGCAGCGAGGGCGGAGCGCTTGCCTGGGCCGCCTATCTCGTTCCGTTCAGCTCGCCGCTGGCGATGGTCGCTTTCGGCGCCCAGTCGGCCAGCCTCTGGCCCCATCTGCTCGCTTTGGCGTGGCAGGCTTTGTGGGTCGTGCTGATCATCCGGGTGTCGTCGCGCTTGTTCCGCCGGACCGTGCTGAAGTCCTCCTCGGGCGGCTCCTTCTTCGCCTTCCTGAAGCGCAAGGCAGCCCGCTAG